TAGATTTGGTGAGATGCCTAAAGAGGTAAAAAATTTCTTTTATTATCTAAATGTAAAATTAAAAGCAAGAGATTTAGGAGTTGAAATATTAAGAGAGGAAAAAGATGGATTCTTTATTAAATTTAATAGAGAGTGTGTAAATGTTGAGAAGATAACAGAGATGATGTCAACAGGAAAACTCCAATACTTACCAAGAGAGGAAGCTATAAGATATAAGGGTAGTATTATGGGATTTTTTAATGAATATGAGGGAGTGATATAATGAAAGAATTTGATAGACTTGTGGAAATAATAAAGATTTTGAGAGGTGAAGGAGGTTGTCCTTGGGATAGAGAACAAACTCTTGAGACTTTAAAACCTTGTTTGATGGAGGAAACTTGTGAAGTTTTAGAGGCTATGGACAAAGGTGGAGATGAATTAAAAGGGGAACTTGGAGATCTTTTGATGAATGTTGTTTTTCAAGCTGATATCTGTGAAGATGAAGGAAAATTCAATATTGAAGATGTAGCTAGAGGAATAAATGAGAAGATGATTAGGAGACATCCCCATGTTTTTAAAGAGAAAGATAGTGGAATAACTTCAGATGAAGTTTTAGTTAATTGGGAAGAGATTAAGAAAAGTGAAAAGGAACATGAAAATAGAAAATCAGCATTAGATGGAGTACCTATATATTTACCAGCTTTAGCAAAGGCTGAAAAAATTCAGAAGAAAGCAGCAAAAGTTGGATTTGATTGGGATAATATAGCTGATGTAATTGGAAAAGTTGAAGAGGAACTTGGAGAATTAAAAGAGGCTATGGAGAAAAAAGATTCAGAAAATACAAAAGAGGAGTTAGGGGATCTTTTATTTGCTATAGTTAATCTTTCAAGATTTTTAAAAGTTAATTCAACTGATGCATTAGAGCAAACTATAAAGAAGTTTGATAAGAGGTTTAGATATGTAGAAGAGA
The genomic region above belongs to Fusobacterium varium and contains:
- the mazG gene encoding nucleoside triphosphate pyrophosphohydrolase, which encodes MKEFDRLVEIIKILRGEGGCPWDREQTLETLKPCLMEETCEVLEAMDKGGDELKGELGDLLMNVVFQADICEDEGKFNIEDVARGINEKMIRRHPHVFKEKDSGITSDEVLVNWEEIKKSEKEHENRKSALDGVPIYLPALAKAEKIQKKAAKVGFDWDNIADVIGKVEEELGELKEAMEKKDSENTKEELGDLLFAIVNLSRFLKVNSTDALEQTIKKFDKRFRYVEERCDIEKASLEEMEKFWNEAKNRVDI